The Nitrospira sp. genome segment GCCTCCGGTTGAATCGCAAGCGGGCCGCCGTATTCGCGATCGTGCCAGATCGCGATTTCATCGAGTCCTGGCGCGGTGCCGCGATAGCCGATGAAATAGAGCGGCGGGCGTTTGGCTGACGGCTTGGGGATTTTTTTCTTGATACGCATCGTCGACGGCTCGCTATTTGCCGGATTTCTTAGCTCGGCGGCGTTCATCCGCATTGAGCAACCGTTTGCGCAGGCGGAGGTTGAGCGGAGTAATTTCCACCAATTCATCCGGTCCGATATATTCCAAGGCGAATTCCAGGCTCATCTCCCGTGGCGGGGTAAGCACCAACGCTTCATCGGTTCCTGATGCCCGCATGTTGGAGAGGTGCTTTTCCTTGCAGACGTTCACGTCCAGATCTTCGTCCCGGCTGTTTTCGCCGATCACCATGCCGCGATAGACCTCGACGCCCGGGCCGATGAACATGGTGCCCCGTTCCTGCGTCATGAAGATAGCGTAGCCGGTGCTGGTGCCGTCTTCGTGCGCCACGAGGGATCCGTGCGGTGCGACCATCAAATCCCGCTCTTCGGCCGGCTCATAGGCGGCAAATACGTGATGCATGATGATCGTGCCGCGGGTTTTGGCCAGCAAGAGGTTCTTGAGGCCCATGATGCCGCGCGTCGGGATATGGTATTCGAGATGCATTTCGCTGGTGCCGACATCGGAATGGATGAGGCGCATATGGCGCAGTTCGCCTCGGCGCTTCCCCATCTCTTCGATGACCGTCCCCTGGTAGGTCTCGGGGACTTGGATCGTGAGTTCTTCGTACGGTTCCGTGGCTTTGCCGTTGGCATCGCGGTGGATGATGACCTCGGGTTGCGAGACCTGGAGTTCGTACCCTTCGCGCCGCATCTGTTCGATCAAGACGCCGAGGTGGAGTTCTCCGCGGCCGGCGACGAGGAACCGGTCGGCGCTGTCGGTTTCATGCACGCGCAAGGACACGTTCGTTTCGAGTTCTTTGAAGAGCCGATCCCGCAAGTGGCGAGACGTCAAATACTTTCCTTCGCGTCCGGCAAACGGGCTGTTATTGACGGAGAAGCTCATTTGGACGGTCGGTTCATCGATCGTCACGCGGGGCAAGGCAATCGGATTTTCCGCATCGGCGATCGTATCACCGATGCTCACCTCATCGAGGCCTGCGACAGCCACGATCTCTCCGGCTGCCGCCTGATCGGCATCGACCCGTTCAAGGCCGGAGTACACAGCCAGGTCGGATACCTTCCCGAGGGTTTGGGCGCCGTCTTTCCCGAGCAGCATGACGGGCTGCCGTCGGGCGATGGAGCCGGATTGAATCTTCCCGATGCCCATCTTGCCTTTGTAGGGATCCTGAACGAGGGCCAGGACCAGAATTTGGAGCGGGGCTTCGGCATTGATGGCCGGTGCGGGAATTTTTTCCAGAACCGTGTCCAGCAACGGCGTAATGTCTGTCCCGGGCTTATTCACATCCAGCGTCGCCTGGCCCTTGATGGCGGCGGCATAGACGATCGGGAAGTCGAGTTGTTCGTCGGTGGCGCCCAGGTGGACGAACAGATCGAACGTGCGATTCACGACGTCGTCGATCACGGCATCGGGCCGATCGATCTTATTGATCACGACGATGGCCTTATGCCCGAGCGCGAGTGCCTTGCGCAGCACGAACGTCGTCTGCGGCATGGGCCCTTCTTTGGCGTCGATGAGGATGAGCACGCCGTCGACCATCCGGAGCGTACGCTCGACCTCGCCGCCGAAATCGGCATGCCCCGGCGTGTCGACGATATTGATTTTGACGCCCTGATAGACGACGCTGGCGTTTTTCGCTCGGATCGTAATGCCGCGCTCACGTTCCTGATCCATCGAGTCCATGATGCGCTCGCCCATGTCGTCGATCTTGCGATGGACGTGGGTCTGTCGCAACACCGCATCGACCAAGGTGGTTTTGCCGTGGTCGACGTGTGCGATGATGGCGATGTTTCGAATATCGGTGCGACGGTCGTGAGGGGCGCGTAGCTGTGTCATGGTGTTGTGGTCTCGCGGTCAAAAAAAGGCGCCTCGACAGTGAGGCGCAATCGCGCAGTATAGCCGAAGTCTCGTCTCCGGCACAAGCCACGATCTTCAGACCTGTTGGTTTTTCCTACGAGGCTACTTACTGTGCCAGGACGCGGTTCTCGTCATGGCTCCCCACGTCGCTTTTTTGCCGACCATCCAACGATACAACCCGATCAATTTCCAGAGGGAATTCAATTGTCGATAGCCGAAGTTCTCCAAAATCGCTCCTAGGAGGAGCAGGAGGACGTGTTGAGGTTTCGGATAGACGTGGAAGGACATCTCTTCGAGGAAAAATGCACTGACCGAGAGCAGGATGCCGAGACTGATGGCGGCCACGAGCAACACAAGCCAGACTTTAAAAGAGACGAAGCCCAGAATGAATCCGACGGTGACGAATACGTAGCCGAAGACTTCGATGGCCGGGCCCAGCCACTCAAACAGGGCCATAAAAGGAAATGCCAGCCAGCCGACGGCTCCACCCTTGGGATGAAATAAGAGATCGAGATTGTTCGTCAAGCTCTCACACAGGCCACGCTGCCACCGGATGCGCTGATTCTTGAGTGTCGTGAGGTCTTCCGGGGCCTCGGTCCAGCAAATCGGGTCGGGAGCGAAGGTGATGCGATAGGGCTTCCCGGCTAGTCGCATGTGCCGGTGGAGCCGCACGACGAGCTCCATGTCCTCGCCGATCGTATCGTGGCGGTAGCCGCCGATGCCGATCACGGTGTCCTTATGGAAGAGCCCGAAGGCGCCGGAAATGATGAGCATCGCATTGATCGGAGACCAGCCGAGCCGGCCGAACAGGAAGGCGCGCAGGTATTCGATGATTTGAAACAGCGCGAGGATATTGGTCGGGAGCCCCACCTTCGTGAGAAATCCGTTCTTCACTTCGCAGCCGTTGGCGACGCGGACGGTGCCGCCGCAGGCGATGGTGTGGGGGTCGTCCAGAAAGGGCTGCGCTGCCAGCCGAAGGCTGTCACGTTGGAGGATGGAATCGGCATCGATACAGCAAAATAACGGGTACAGCGAAATGTTGATTCCGGCGTTGAGCGAGTCCGCTTTGCCGCCGTTGTCTTTATCGACGACCCGCAGATTGGGCTGTGCCGGGGCGTGGTAGACCGTTCGGATCGGCTTCGTGGCCAGCCGGGCGTCATAAGCTTCGGGAAAGGGAATCAGGCCGAATTCCTTGATCAGCACGTCCAACGTCGTGTCCTTCGACCCGTCGTTGATGACCACGATTTCAAATTCAGAATAGCTCAACTGGAGAAGGGATCTGACGGTGGTCGCGATGGTCGCTTCTTCATTGAACGCGGGAACGAGCAGCGTGATTTGCGGTTCGAACCCGGTGTAACCGTGCGGGAGGCTGTTGAGCGAACGCTCTTCCATGTAGCGCCGCAAATGAATGGCGGCGACGACATCCAGCATCAAGTATCCTGCGGTCAGGCCGAGAAGGTAGAGCAAGAACAGCCATTCGGAAATCGATATGAGCGCGTCTATCCACATCGGTCAGTGTCGTTCCATCCGCCGTCGGGTCCGCCGATGGAGTGGTACCTCTACCATGTGGTGGAGCTGGACCCTTGCGGCCATGTCGGTCGTGGCCCTGCCGGTACTCGGATACGCAGAGGACATTTCGGTACCGCTCTCCATTCCCATCCCGCCCGCCGTTTCTGAGATCGAGTTGTCGTATGTCGGTGAACGCACTACTCCAGCCGTGACGCTCAGTGGTCCGCCTGCTGCCGTGCCCTCTCTTCCTTATCGACCGTTTGTGCCTATTCTTGATCTTCGCGGCCTGTTCGGCGAAGCCCGCCTGTTCGGCTCCTGCCAAGGACGGCAGACTCGGGCGCAGGAGGGGATCGATCTGCAGCGGGCTCCCGGAAAGGGCCTGCGGTGCGGTCAGCGCATCCCTCTGCATCAGGCAGAAATTGCCGTGGATCTCTTGTCTTACGAGACCCTGCGGATTCGTGGGCATGCGACCGGCCGGGTCGTCGTGGCATTGGAAGATCGGGCTGCAGCGCAACGAGAAGACAATCTCCCGCTTGCCACGGTGACGGGTCCGTTCGATCTCACGCTTCCGCTCAAGGGGATCGGTCGGAAGCTGGATCTCCGTTCACTGACGGCGCTGGTGGTATCGACGGAGACGGCCGGTGCGCACATTCTGTTTGAACAGATTGAAGCCGTGCAGCCGTCAGTCGTGCCCCGAGGGCCTGTTGGGATCGGATTCTGGGTGTGGACGTATCGCGAGGCGATCCGTGACCCGAATGCCCTGCTGGCGACCTGTCGGATGCAGGGCTGCTCCAGAGTGCTGATTCAGATGCCGTCTCAGGCGGATGACGACGGGCTTTGGCGTCACTATGCCAGACTATTGATGACGATGCAGGAGGCCGGGGTGGCGGCATTTGCGCTGGACGGATATCCCGAAGCGATTCAGGAACCCCATAAACTCGCCGATAAGATACAGAGGCTCCTGGCCCTGGTGAAACCCGGCGGGATATCCGGGGTTCAGCTTGATATCGAACCCTATCTCCTGCCGGGCTTTCTGAAGGATGAGGCCCAACTTCGTCGCTATGTCGAGGCGATTGAGACGCTGAAGGACGTCATCGGCGGACGCGTTCGTCTCTCGATGGTGATTCCCTTTTGGCTGACGGCGCCGACCCTGGCCGGTCGTCCGTTGGCCTATGCCGTGATGGATCGGGTCGACGAAGTCGCGGTGATGAGTTATCGCACTGACTTGGACGAAGTGCAGGACATTGCCGAAGACATCCTGCGCTATGGCGATCTTGTCGAGACACGGGTGTGGCTGGCGGTGGAGACGACTCCGCTCCCGGTTGAGCAGCATGTGGTGCTGCGCCGTGAGATGGACCCTGACCGGGCTGATGCGATGCTGGACTATGATCGGCGTCTGCTGCAGTGGATGCCACTGCCAGGGGGATCGAACCTCTCGACCCGTCGGGAGTGGTTCCGCATTCATCACCGATTCACCGTGAGGCCGGAGCGGCTGACCTTTGCCGGCCGTTCACGCGCGGAGGTGTCCGCCTCGGTGAAGCGGATT includes the following:
- a CDS encoding glycosyltransferase, encoding MWIDALISISEWLFLLYLLGLTAGYLMLDVVAAIHLRRYMEERSLNSLPHGYTGFEPQITLLVPAFNEEATIATTVRSLLQLSYSEFEIVVINDGSKDTTLDVLIKEFGLIPFPEAYDARLATKPIRTVYHAPAQPNLRVVDKDNGGKADSLNAGINISLYPLFCCIDADSILQRDSLRLAAQPFLDDPHTIACGGTVRVANGCEVKNGFLTKVGLPTNILALFQIIEYLRAFLFGRLGWSPINAMLIISGAFGLFHKDTVIGIGGYRHDTIGEDMELVVRLHRHMRLAGKPYRITFAPDPICWTEAPEDLTTLKNQRIRWQRGLCESLTNNLDLLFHPKGGAVGWLAFPFMALFEWLGPAIEVFGYVFVTVGFILGFVSFKVWLVLLVAAISLGILLSVSAFFLEEMSFHVYPKPQHVLLLLLGAILENFGYRQLNSLWKLIGLYRWMVGKKATWGAMTRTASWHSK
- the typA gene encoding translational GTPase TypA, producing MTQLRAPHDRRTDIRNIAIIAHVDHGKTTLVDAVLRQTHVHRKIDDMGERIMDSMDQERERGITIRAKNASVVYQGVKINIVDTPGHADFGGEVERTLRMVDGVLILIDAKEGPMPQTTFVLRKALALGHKAIVVINKIDRPDAVIDDVVNRTFDLFVHLGATDEQLDFPIVYAAAIKGQATLDVNKPGTDITPLLDTVLEKIPAPAINAEAPLQILVLALVQDPYKGKMGIGKIQSGSIARRQPVMLLGKDGAQTLGKVSDLAVYSGLERVDADQAAAGEIVAVAGLDEVSIGDTIADAENPIALPRVTIDEPTVQMSFSVNNSPFAGREGKYLTSRHLRDRLFKELETNVSLRVHETDSADRFLVAGRGELHLGVLIEQMRREGYELQVSQPEVIIHRDANGKATEPYEELTIQVPETYQGTVIEEMGKRRGELRHMRLIHSDVGTSEMHLEYHIPTRGIMGLKNLLLAKTRGTIIMHHVFAAYEPAEERDLMVAPHGSLVAHEDGTSTGYAIFMTQERGTMFIGPGVEVYRGMVIGENSRDEDLDVNVCKEKHLSNMRASGTDEALVLTPPREMSLEFALEYIGPDELVEITPLNLRLRKRLLNADERRRAKKSGK